The genomic segment AACGGATTGCTCCACCTTGGTCATGGACAACATGATAAGCTGCATGCAGTTTCTCAGCAAAACCGGGACCGAAACGAAGCcggatgatagctgttgttcgGGTTTGAAGACTGTACTAAAAGCAAATCCCGACTGTCTATGTTATGCCATAAAAAATGCTCCCAGTTTCGGACTCGATCTTAACATGACCAGGGCCGCCGCGATGCCTTCTGATTGTGGCATCGACAATGCTCCTCCCGTTAGCAACTGCACTGGTGTGTTATTTGGATATATACTTTTTAGTGTATGTATATTCTTATCttttttcatcaaaattatataattttgtcTAATTGGTTCATTTTCATGCAGCCACTCCCACTCCCACTCCCACTCCCGGGCTATCACCAGGTATTTCTTTATTTATAATCTCTGATTTATGTAACTTGATCTCTTTCATTGTGCCTCGTGATTATAAGAAATTAATCGATTTGACaaattgataaaattattattttctaaaaaaattccCATATAAAAATGTCAGTGGCATACGCTCCATGCAAAAAGAAAAATCATGCATCCATACATTTATGTCATTATTCGTggagaatttttttatttattctaaaatgattatattaaaaaaatttataccaAAGAAATGGCAACCCACGACTGGAACCAGCTGctacatctcataaaattgtgATATTTTTCAAACCACAATTTTTATTCTGTTGATATTTCAAGAAATACTAATAGACGAGTTCTTTAACATAAATGAAGACCGAATAATTTTTGGccatctatgaaatctacgatctagaaatatacatataaaatacaaatttatttattttcaaataagaaacttgaagatttttttttatttgatccATTCTCTCTTTGATCTTCTTCAAACATTTTACTTATCGTTGATGTAACACAGCTAATCCTCCGAATCTCCCCCCCACGGCTCAGCCACCGGCAGAAGTCCCCTCCGCCAGTCCAGGTCCTTCTCCGACACCTTCCAAGCCGAAGTCTGGCGCTCACTCGATTTCTGCAACCTTTTCAGTCACTTTTACTCAACTAGTTTATTTCTCAATATTTATTGCGTTGGCTTGAGGAATCGAAGTTGATGCATGGTCCCAAAAATAATAGTGATGTCAAATCTAATATTTTTGTCCACCAATATTTAGTCCTAGGTTTCTTGATTTTCTTAGTTTTTGGCCCTTTCTAAGGTTGTTATTTTTGCCTTACCATGGAGATGtagtttatttattaatatttaatcCATTTTTGTCTTTGGTTGGACCTAGAGATTTCAAGTTTTATTCAAGtttactttttatttatttttttcagcATTTTCAATTAGTTACAAGCAGGGGTGTCAAACATTATTGAAAACCCGAAAACCCCGAACCTAAATCTTATTTTTTTGGGGTTGAACCGTGTCGGGTTGTCGGATTTTGACACCACTAGTTACAAGTCTcagaaatataatattttatagtgactgatatatttcaaattttggaAATATGTTTTGTTCATTGGAAATGACTAAACAATaggatttttttatttatttgaattaggGAAGAGATCTCGTCTCAATTCAATCTTGAATTCAAAATCTTGTCTCAAATGAAATTTTAATGCTACATAGATCACCACAAAAACTCttgtaagacgatctcacggtCAGTTTTGTGAAACATATATTCTATTTGAGTCACCTatgcaaaattattatttttttgccaaaaatattactttttattttatatatggacatagttgacccgtctcacgaatactGTCGTACAATATACTTACTCATATACTACAATTGTTTTTAGTCACCCTTTCATCACACAAGTGAGTAGATGTGGAGTAGACTAAAGTTAGGTCAACACCCTCCCAATCCACTCAATGCCACACCATACATGTTTTAAGTCACCCTTTCATGAGTTCATCACTAATACGTACACTCGAGTTGGATCAATAAAGATGACATCTTTTGATTAATATCATAAACTTCATTTTCATTCAATTTAttgcaaaattattaattaatgaaaaatggaatcaaacaaatggacatccaaaaaaaaaattaagctaGAGTTAATaaatcaaacaaaagaaaaaagagataaatcaaacaaaaataattatttttaaaataaggatatagttcattttttttaaaaaatgaactataaatttcatttttcttcaatttattttagattccattaattaatagatgaataACAAATAAACAAAGAGACATGTATTAATGCTTACTATTTAATGAAGATAAGAGCATAcctgtaaattcacaattcaaagtCATATATTTATAGCAGTAATAGAATAGATAGATAATCgatatatatagataatataGCTgagaaaaaaacaaacaaaaaatatgtatttaatattactgagaaaaaaatatctatttaatattattattattataaattttattaaagatatagttttctaaaaaaaatggaGTGTAAATTTCATTCCAAAACATGAaggataaattttattttttttttcaattgatTTTAGATTCTATTAATTAATGTACATGCACATGTCCGATTTGCTAGTTTTACCCTAAACTTAGCTACTACCTGCCAACTTATAACGCTTAACCCTCGACAGCTAATATGTATATAATGACGGCTAATATGTATATAATGACAAATATTTATGTAGAAAGTTAATATTCAAATTCAGTTTTTATTTACATGaaattttgtaaataaaaatatatttatgaaatattatataaaatatatgggAGAAGGAAAATTGAATATTGTTGGGAAAGTTAATATTACATTAATGTTCTTCTCTAGTTTTTTCAATAATTAAAATGGAAGGTAATTAAGTCAACTCGCTAAAATAATCGAAATGATTTTTCTAAAGGATAAATTGGAAATAAATCCACAAATCTAAATCTAACTTTATTCCAACTCCTTTGCACATAACTTTGTTTCCACTCcctaaaatattaaaaagacaaaaatacccttatatatgttaattaaaatgattgattttatttgagtgaaaatggtatcagagcttaagtaaaattatttcaaacatacaaatttattattattatgtaatCAAATAATAAGGAGGAGAATTTTCTAAAATAACATGAATCCGAACCCAGGTTCGAGATTAAttatttgcatgatttatttcaaaatttggAATATTTGAAACAAGAAAATCTAACAAATGTTAGATATCAAGAAAACATGGGAACTTATCAGAGTTTTaaggtaaacttatgattcagGATGAGAAGTTCTTAGAAATAGTATTGGGTTCATCTAAACATTCcggagatcttagagaaattcaaAAGATGATACATAATTATGACAATATGTTATATTATGTACAACAAAATGTGGAAACATCCTTGAAAATCAGGAagaaatttttgaaatattaaaggatattcaaacaagaattcaaaacCTAGAACATCAACCAACTTCTAGTAAAAGGACTTTAGAAGGAAGGTTACCATCATCCTTTGGTACTGAACATTTATTACACCAAAGATGGAAGACCAAAGTGATGCCAAATcctttaactgaagaagaaaaaaatgatCAATCTGATCAAAACAGTCTCATAAAAGAAActaatctgatgacaactttagaaaggattagTCTCGAGGATCTCCAAGACCTTGCAAAATCTTTTGCAAATTTCAAGGTTTTAGATATAAAGATGAACACAACTAGGAGTGAACCAACCACCATAACATGGTCATCTATTCAGGAACCACCAAGAGAAAGTGTGAGATctcaaaatataaatatgagagaaCCCCAAATAGACTTTCATACCGGCGGAGAatcacacccagcgggaacaaggTCAAGGAGAAGTCAAATTCTTTTACACCAAACACCTTAGGAGAAATCTGTTTTAGAACCTCTACATCCTTATGGGATTATGCTTAACCTATATGTCTTAGACTTCAAAAAAaaagatctcatagatgattggacatcGCTACGAGAATCGCAACAGGAACATTTGATATCAACAGAGAGATTCATTGAACTTTTagaaaaaatgagttttgtttgggacatgacttcggtACAAACcaaagagtcagtcctagccGAAGAATCTCTTAGCTAGATAGCCAGAAGAACGACTATCCTTTTTAAAGCACAATTTATTGGGGTAGACTATTTTAATAGTCAATATAcagagaagaaaaagaaatacactcaagctctgtatagttttgaattacatgatatatgtttaatGGATGAATATAtgatgttattcactaaatatagatggaattcaggggTCGAAGAAAATATAGCTATGAATTTTTCTTCGTCAAAATACCATGTCTCTGGAGAGAAATTCTAATAAGGGAATATTTCCTTGGAAATCCAGATACGTTGGCACGAAGAGCCTCTTTTCTCAAAAGAAAATTGGCCGAATAGTGTCATATGACAGcattataaaataattaaaaacaatttagGGGTATTAACAAACATACTCTTTTGTGTTGTAAAAAAAATGATCTTCccacaattattggaagtaaaccacaaagGCATAAGAAGAAAAGTTTTAGAACTCATCATTATGCTAGAAGTGaaaaagttcttggaaaccaagaacatgGTCCAGAAAAAAGGTCAGATCTTACAAATCTGTACAAAGGAGCAGACCATCAAGAAATAGGAcatcatcccaagcatcgagtacaTTTCGAAGCAAGGGAAGAACACATACGAaaaaaaactttcagaagagctcacaCTAGAGCTAATAACAGTTTTaaggattgtaattgctggacatgtagagcaagaggtcatatctcaaCAAACTGTCCAGCAAATGAAAAAATAGGAATTAAATGCTTCGATACAACCACACATATTGAAGAAA from the Primulina eburnea isolate SZY01 chromosome 3, ASM2296580v1, whole genome shotgun sequence genome contains:
- the LOC140828473 gene encoding uncharacterized protein, which encodes MKLTFLILACMWTTWTAIDASSATQRHRHTAVAPSPPTDCSTLVMDNMISCMQFLSKTGTETKPDDSCCSGLKTVLKANPDCLCYAIKNAPSFGLDLNMTRAAAMPSDCGIDNAPPVSNCTATPTPTPTPGLSPANPPNLPPTAQPPAEVPSASPGPSPTPSKPKSGAHSISATFSVTFTQLVYFSIFIALA